A genomic stretch from Cellulomonas sp. KRMCY2 includes:
- the trpS gene encoding tryptophan--tRNA ligase, with protein MPGRTVSTTVTTTDASFAVSAARSADLEAQIAEHPGDFRVLTGDRPTGALHLGHYFGTLANRVRLQRAGVEVFVVIADYQVITDRDSVGHLSRNLGELLLDYLAAGIDPDTATVFAHSAIPALNQLMLPFLSLVTAAELRRNPTVKAESEATGERSMSGLLLTYPVHQAADILFCHGNLVPVGRDQLPHVETTRLIARRFNERYAGGAVVFGEPDALLTDAPVLLGTDGTKMSKSRGNAIELRSTEDETAALIRRAKTDAHRTITYDPVDRPEVASLLLTAAMCTDADPVDFADSIGSRGAGALKALVTEAVNEYFRPLRRRRIDLAGDPEHLRAVLARGNARANEIANDTLDDVRHVMDMTY; from the coding sequence ATGCCTGGGAGAACTGTGAGCACCACCGTGACCACTACCGACGCATCCTTTGCCGTGTCCGCCGCGCGCAGCGCAGACCTCGAGGCACAGATCGCTGAGCACCCGGGCGACTTCCGGGTCTTGACCGGGGACCGACCCACCGGGGCCCTGCACCTGGGGCACTACTTCGGCACTCTGGCCAACAGGGTGCGACTGCAGCGCGCCGGCGTCGAGGTGTTCGTCGTGATTGCCGACTACCAGGTGATCACCGACCGCGACAGCGTCGGGCACCTGTCGCGCAACCTTGGCGAGCTGCTGCTGGACTACCTCGCCGCCGGGATCGACCCGGACACGGCGACCGTGTTCGCGCACAGCGCGATCCCTGCCTTGAACCAGTTGATGTTGCCGTTCCTGAGCCTGGTCACTGCGGCGGAGTTGCGGCGCAACCCGACGGTGAAGGCCGAGTCCGAAGCCACCGGGGAACGCTCCATGAGCGGTTTGCTCCTGACTTACCCGGTCCATCAGGCCGCCGACATCTTGTTCTGCCACGGCAACCTCGTTCCGGTCGGCCGCGACCAGCTGCCGCATGTGGAGACCACCCGGCTGATCGCCCGCCGCTTCAACGAGCGCTACGCGGGTGGTGCCGTCGTGTTCGGCGAACCCGACGCCCTGCTCACCGACGCCCCGGTCCTTCTCGGAACCGACGGCACCAAGATGAGCAAGTCGCGCGGCAACGCCATCGAGCTACGCAGCACCGAAGACGAGACCGCCGCGCTGATCCGGCGGGCCAAGACCGATGCCCACCGGACGATCACCTACGACCCGGTCGACCGGCCGGAGGTCGCGAGCCTGTTGCTGACCGCGGCCATGTGTACCGACGCCGATCCCGTCGACTTCGCCGACTCCATCGGCAGCCGCGGCGCCGGCGCCCTCAAGGCGCTAGTGACCGAGGCCGTGAACGAGTACTTCCGTCCGCTGCGACGTCGCCGCATCGACCTGGCGGGTGACCCCGAGCACCTGCGTGCCGTGCTGGCTCGCGGCAACGCCCGCGCCAACGAGATCGCCAACGACACCCTCGACGACGTCCGACACGTCATGGACATGACCTACTAG
- a CDS encoding DinB family protein → MIDDHAKAYLHDDLRWVRRSILSKVEGLSEYDARRPLTRTGTNVLGLVKHLTLSEARYLGDIFGRPYPEQIPNFDDPDYANRDSLWVTERESRGDILDGYRRACAHADATIEALPIDAPGVVPWWPQPEVKLFNVMVHVLTETNRHAGHADILREQLDDAVAAHPATSSDEDWAAHRSQIDAAARAAARLV, encoded by the coding sequence GTGATCGACGACCATGCGAAGGCGTACCTCCACGACGACCTGCGTTGGGTGCGCCGTTCGATCCTCAGCAAGGTCGAGGGTCTCTCCGAGTACGACGCTCGGCGTCCGCTCACAAGGACGGGGACCAATGTGCTCGGTCTGGTCAAGCATTTGACCCTGTCGGAGGCGCGGTACCTCGGTGACATCTTCGGCCGGCCGTATCCCGAGCAGATTCCCAACTTCGACGATCCCGACTACGCGAACCGCGACAGCCTGTGGGTCACCGAGCGGGAGTCGCGCGGCGACATCCTCGACGGGTACCGCCGGGCGTGTGCTCACGCCGACGCCACGATCGAGGCCCTGCCGATCGACGCCCCCGGTGTCGTCCCCTGGTGGCCGCAGCCTGAGGTGAAGCTGTTCAACGTGATGGTGCACGTCCTCACCGAGACCAACCGGCATGCCGGTCATGCCGACATCCTGCGTGAACAGCTGGACGACGCGGTCGCCGCGCACCCGGCGACGTCCTCCGACGAGGACTGGGCGGCACACCGGTCGCAGATCGACGCTGCAGCGCGGGCGGCCGCCCGCCTGGTCTGA
- a CDS encoding IS1380 family transposase, giving the protein MKQTTGFYPRLTVDTSGRTAVGQAGGVLLCSTVRAAGLDVALSGELARWRRPTARHDPAKVLLDLAITLALGGDTCSDLAVVRAEPAVFGAVASDPTLSRTIATLAGDADRALAAIDRARATARARVWERAGAGAPDHDVSADAPLVVDVDATLVIAHSEKENARPTFKKGFGFHPLCAFVDHGPAGTGEPLAIMLRPGNAGSNTAADHITVISAALRQLPGARRGKSVLVRIDGAGSTHKVIDWLTGRRLSYSVGFTLPENTPDLLRLIPEHVWTEACDAHDAVRDGAWVAELTHLLDLTGWPPGMRVIARKERPHPGAQLRFDDVEGMRITAFATNTVRGQLPDLELRHRRRARCEDRIRIAKDTGLANLPLASFAANRIWCAVVALAADITAWMQMLAFADTAARRWEPKKLRYRIFTIPATLARTGRRVRLHLSARSPWAHPTLTGLSRLAELAPG; this is encoded by the coding sequence GTGAAGCAGACTACCGGGTTCTATCCGCGGCTGACGGTCGACACGAGCGGGCGGACAGCGGTGGGCCAGGCCGGTGGGGTGCTGTTGTGCTCCACGGTCCGGGCTGCGGGTCTGGACGTGGCCCTGTCGGGCGAGCTGGCCAGGTGGCGGCGGCCGACGGCCAGGCATGACCCGGCCAAGGTCCTGCTGGACCTGGCGATCACCTTGGCCCTGGGTGGGGACACCTGCTCAGACCTGGCGGTGGTCCGCGCCGAGCCGGCGGTCTTCGGGGCGGTGGCCTCCGACCCGACGCTCTCGCGCACGATCGCGACCCTTGCCGGCGACGCCGACCGGGCGCTGGCCGCGATCGACCGGGCCAGGGCCACGGCCCGAGCGCGGGTCTGGGAGCGGGCCGGGGCCGGCGCCCCGGACCATGACGTCAGCGCCGACGCCCCGCTGGTCGTGGATGTCGACGCGACCCTGGTGATCGCGCACTCGGAGAAGGAGAACGCCCGCCCGACGTTCAAGAAGGGCTTCGGGTTCCACCCGTTGTGCGCGTTCGTCGACCACGGGCCCGCCGGGACCGGTGAACCGTTGGCCATCATGCTGCGGCCCGGGAACGCCGGGTCGAACACCGCCGCCGACCACATCACCGTGATCAGCGCCGCGTTGCGTCAACTGCCCGGAGCCCGGCGCGGGAAGTCGGTGCTGGTGCGCATCGACGGGGCGGGGTCCACCCACAAGGTCATCGACTGGCTCACCGGTCGCCGGTTGTCCTACTCGGTCGGGTTCACCCTGCCCGAGAACACCCCTGACCTGCTACGACTCATCCCCGAGCACGTGTGGACCGAGGCGTGTGACGCCCACGACGCCGTCCGGGACGGGGCATGGGTCGCCGAGCTTACGCACCTGCTGGACCTGACCGGCTGGCCGCCCGGGATGCGCGTGATCGCCCGCAAGGAACGGCCCCACCCCGGAGCCCAGCTGCGGTTCGACGACGTTGAGGGGATGCGGATCACCGCGTTCGCGACCAACACCGTCCGCGGCCAGCTGCCCGACCTGGAGCTGCGCCACCGGCGCCGGGCCCGCTGCGAAGACCGGATCCGCATCGCCAAGGACACCGGCCTGGCCAACCTGCCCCTGGCCTCCTTCGCCGCCAACCGGATCTGGTGCGCCGTCGTCGCGTTGGCCGCCGACATCACCGCCTGGATGCAGATGCTCGCGTTCGCCGACACCGCGGCCCGCCGCTGGGAACCCAAGAAGCTGCGCTACCGGATCTTCACCATCCCCGCGACACTGGCCCGCACCGGACGACGCGTCCGGCTGCACCTGTCGGCCCGATCCCCCTGGGCCCACCCGACCCTGACCGGCCTGAGCCGCCTGGCCGAACTCGCCCCGGGCTGA
- a CDS encoding SigE family RNA polymerase sigma factor gives MSSIPVSRGTFDETGCNPTSDGRPGSSSGWEEADIPVVLGAGTRDEEFTAFMRSASPGLGRVAWLLCGDVHQAEELVQHALVRTYVAWPRARERDPYAYARRVLANQRIDTWRQRRREVLVDPSTVPDRGQPAGNPEDRDRLIRALALLTPRQRRVVVLRHLMDLSERQVADDLGIGVGTVKSTASRALARLRTELADQASGETQPAGRKGH, from the coding sequence GTGAGCTCAATCCCCGTCAGCCGAGGCACATTCGACGAGACCGGCTGCAACCCCACCTCCGACGGGCGCCCGGGCTCCAGCTCGGGCTGGGAAGAGGCCGACATCCCGGTGGTGCTGGGCGCCGGGACGCGCGACGAGGAGTTCACCGCGTTCATGCGGTCGGCCTCGCCAGGGCTGGGCCGGGTCGCTTGGCTGCTCTGCGGGGACGTTCACCAGGCCGAGGAACTGGTCCAGCACGCCCTGGTCCGAACCTACGTCGCCTGGCCGAGAGCCCGAGAGCGCGACCCGTACGCCTACGCGAGGCGGGTGCTGGCCAACCAGCGGATCGACACCTGGCGCCAACGCCGGCGCGAGGTCCTGGTCGACCCGTCGACAGTGCCTGACCGCGGGCAACCAGCCGGAAACCCCGAGGACCGCGACCGGCTGATACGTGCACTCGCCCTCCTGACGCCTCGCCAGCGTCGGGTCGTCGTGCTCCGGCACCTGATGGACCTGAGCGAACGCCAGGTCGCCGACGACCTCGGGATCGGTGTGGGCACCGTGAAGTCCACCGCGTCGCGGGCGCTGGCCCGGCTACGCACCGAGCTCGCAGACCAGGCAAGCGGAGAGACACAGCCCGCCGGTCGGAAAGGACACTGA
- a CDS encoding IS481 family transposase: MTHANAPLTPTGRLRLAKVIVEDGWAVRRAAERFQCSPATASKWARRYRAGQPLTDRSCRPRRSPSRCPRRTERRIVALRFTRRWGPHRIAYHLHVPRSTVGRVLARYQMPLLAHLDQATGLPVRKAAAVRYEASAPGDLVHVDIKKLGRIPDGGGHRVLGRLAGKKNSPGHGRGPGYAFLHHAVDDHSRLAYSEILADERKETAAGFWSRANAFFAGIGVTVTAVMTDNGSCYRSRAFAAALGEGVKHRRTRPYRPQTNGKVERFNRTLATEWAYAATYTSEAARAATYDAWLHHYNHHRPHTGIGGAVPSDRVHNLTGNYN, translated from the coding sequence GTGACTCACGCTAACGCCCCGTTGACCCCGACCGGCAGGTTGCGGTTGGCCAAGGTGATCGTCGAGGACGGGTGGGCGGTGCGCCGCGCAGCCGAACGGTTCCAGTGCTCCCCGGCAACAGCGAGCAAGTGGGCCAGGCGGTATCGAGCTGGGCAGCCGCTGACGGACCGGTCCTGCCGGCCGCGCCGGTCCCCGAGCCGGTGCCCGCGCCGCACGGAACGGCGGATCGTGGCGTTGCGGTTCACCCGCCGGTGGGGCCCGCACCGCATCGCCTACCACCTGCACGTCCCGCGCTCGACGGTCGGCAGGGTCCTGGCCCGCTACCAGATGCCCTTGCTGGCCCACCTGGACCAGGCCACCGGGCTCCCGGTGCGCAAGGCCGCCGCGGTCCGCTACGAGGCCAGCGCGCCCGGGGATCTGGTGCACGTGGACATCAAGAAGCTCGGCCGGATCCCCGACGGCGGCGGACACCGCGTGCTGGGCCGCCTGGCCGGCAAGAAGAACAGCCCGGGCCACGGCCGCGGTCCGGGCTATGCGTTTCTGCACCACGCCGTCGACGATCACTCCCGTCTGGCCTATTCCGAGATCCTGGCCGACGAACGCAAGGAGACCGCGGCGGGGTTCTGGAGCAGGGCCAACGCGTTCTTCGCCGGGATCGGGGTCACGGTGACCGCGGTGATGACCGACAACGGCTCCTGCTACCGGTCTCGAGCGTTCGCCGCGGCCCTCGGCGAGGGTGTCAAGCACCGGCGCACCCGCCCCTACCGGCCCCAGACCAACGGCAAGGTCGAGAGGTTCAACCGCACCCTGGCCACCGAGTGGGCCTACGCCGCCACCTACACCTCCGAGGCGGCCCGCGCCGCGACCTACGATGCCTGGCTGCACCACTACAACCACCACCGACCCCACACCGGCATCGGCGGCGCCGTCCCCTCAGACCGCGTTCACAACCTCACGGGGAACTACAACTAG
- a CDS encoding NAD(P)/FAD-dependent oxidoreductase has product MSATEPGNSSYDVLIIGAGAVGENVADRAGRTGLRVAIIESELVGGECSYWACMPSKALLRPGAVLAAARAVDGARQAVTGSLDQAAVLRRRDRIASDWDDGSQVAWLDGAGIDLIRGRARFTAPRTVEVAGDDGPARVLVARHVVVVATGSDAVVPEIPGLAESEPWTSREATSVQDVPASLAIIGGGVVAVEMATAFADLGTQVTVLVRGDRLLGGTEPFAGRAVAAALAARGVDLRLSTGVTRVVRDDHGVRLTLGDGGTVMAEQVLVATGRRPRSADLGLETIGLEPGAPLVVDDFQQVVQVADGWLYATGDVTGRVATTHQGKYDARIAGDVIAARFGPRGDPAVVRDAPAWSRFRATADHGAVPQVVFSRPEVASVGLTEAAARAAGHPVRSVEVPLSSAAGATVAADGDDGRPGYEGTASFVVDTERDVLLGATFVGPDVAEMLHAATIAVVAEVPMHRLWHAVPAYPTVSEVWLRLMEAYGL; this is encoded by the coding sequence ATGTCCGCAACCGAGCCCGGGAACAGCAGCTACGACGTCCTGATCATCGGCGCGGGGGCCGTCGGGGAGAACGTCGCCGATCGCGCAGGACGGACGGGACTGCGGGTCGCCATCATCGAGTCCGAGCTGGTCGGGGGAGAGTGCTCGTACTGGGCCTGCATGCCGTCCAAGGCGCTGCTGCGCCCCGGTGCGGTGCTGGCCGCGGCTCGCGCCGTCGACGGTGCGCGGCAGGCCGTGACGGGCTCGCTCGACCAGGCCGCCGTGCTCCGGCGAAGGGACCGGATCGCGAGCGACTGGGACGACGGGTCCCAGGTCGCGTGGCTCGACGGCGCAGGGATCGACCTGATCCGGGGCCGGGCCAGGTTCACGGCACCGCGAACCGTCGAGGTCGCCGGCGATGACGGACCGGCGCGGGTCCTCGTGGCCCGGCATGTCGTCGTCGTCGCGACGGGCAGCGACGCGGTGGTCCCCGAGATCCCCGGGCTCGCCGAGTCCGAGCCGTGGACGAGCCGTGAGGCGACCTCGGTCCAGGACGTGCCGGCGTCGCTGGCCATCATCGGCGGCGGGGTCGTCGCGGTCGAGATGGCGACGGCCTTCGCAGACCTGGGCACCCAGGTGACAGTGCTCGTGCGTGGCGACCGGCTGCTGGGCGGGACGGAGCCGTTCGCCGGGCGGGCCGTCGCAGCGGCGCTGGCAGCCCGAGGCGTGGACCTGCGCCTGAGCACCGGGGTCACCCGCGTCGTGCGGGACGACCACGGCGTGCGGCTGACGCTCGGCGACGGCGGGACGGTCATGGCCGAGCAGGTCCTGGTCGCGACCGGGCGGCGGCCGCGGTCGGCCGACCTGGGGCTCGAGACGATCGGGCTCGAGCCGGGTGCGCCCCTGGTGGTCGACGACTTCCAGCAGGTCGTGCAGGTCGCCGACGGCTGGCTCTACGCCACCGGCGACGTGACGGGCCGGGTCGCCACGACGCACCAGGGCAAGTACGACGCCCGGATCGCGGGCGATGTCATCGCCGCCCGGTTCGGGCCGCGCGGCGATCCTGCGGTGGTCCGGGACGCACCGGCCTGGAGCCGGTTCCGGGCCACGGCCGACCACGGCGCCGTGCCGCAGGTCGTGTTCTCCCGGCCGGAGGTCGCCTCGGTCGGTCTCACCGAGGCCGCCGCCCGGGCCGCCGGCCACCCGGTGCGCAGCGTCGAGGTCCCGCTGAGCTCCGCGGCCGGGGCCACCGTGGCGGCCGACGGCGACGACGGCCGCCCCGGGTACGAGGGCACGGCGTCCTTCGTCGTCGACACCGAGCGCGACGTCCTGCTCGGCGCCACGTTCGTCGGGCCGGACGTCGCCGAGATGCTGCACGCCGCGACGATCGCCGTCGTCGCGGAGGTGCCGATGCACCGGCTGTGGCATGCGGTGCCGGCCTATCCGACAGTCAGCGAGGTCTGGCTGCGCCTGATGGAGGCCTACGGCCTCTGA
- a CDS encoding bifunctional 2-polyprenyl-6-hydroxyphenol methylase/3-demethylubiquinol 3-O-methyltransferase UbiG, whose product MVATDPHDVVGDPRDGTDQAAIARVYDRHAAVEYERLDRSLRHRAEFVLSAELLDEYVAPGAEVLDVGAGPGRYAEHLLGRGCRVGLTDLSANSLRLFEERIEPDLADGVLFCRQGSATDLGWLASESFDVVLLMGPLYHLVSRVERHAALREAWRVLRPDGVVVTAYISAYKNMVEAVADGDGDEVERLRAGGPTTHLGMQQYRTWPRLATEELAEAGFEVLRTRNLEGLASLLDLDTLEAHDDEAFFAMLRKTCELPDLLGATLHFACVARRLADA is encoded by the coding sequence ATGGTTGCGACCGATCCTCACGATGTCGTCGGCGACCCCAGGGACGGTACGGATCAGGCCGCCATCGCTCGCGTGTATGACCGGCACGCTGCCGTCGAGTACGAGCGGCTCGATCGTTCCCTGCGCCATCGAGCGGAGTTCGTGCTCAGTGCCGAACTGCTCGATGAGTATGTGGCGCCGGGTGCTGAGGTTCTCGACGTGGGCGCCGGCCCTGGCCGTTATGCGGAGCATCTGCTGGGCAGGGGATGCCGGGTGGGCCTGACCGACTTGTCGGCGAACTCGCTGCGGCTGTTCGAGGAGCGGATCGAGCCGGACCTTGCCGACGGGGTGCTCTTTTGTCGGCAGGGCTCGGCCACGGACCTGGGATGGCTTGCCTCGGAGTCGTTTGATGTGGTGCTGCTGATGGGACCCCTCTACCACCTTGTCAGCCGCGTGGAGCGTCATGCTGCGCTACGGGAAGCCTGGCGAGTGCTGCGCCCCGATGGTGTCGTGGTCACCGCGTACATCTCCGCGTACAAGAACATGGTCGAGGCGGTCGCTGATGGCGACGGGGACGAGGTCGAGCGCCTGCGGGCTGGCGGCCCCACGACCCACCTGGGCATGCAGCAGTACCGCACGTGGCCCCGGCTAGCCACTGAGGAGCTCGCCGAGGCCGGTTTTGAGGTCCTGCGCACGCGCAATCTGGAGGGCCTTGCTTCGCTCCTGGATCTCGACACCCTCGAGGCCCACGACGACGAGGCGTTCTTCGCGATGCTCCGAAAGACGTGCGAACTGCCCGATCTGCTCGGCGCGACGCTGCACTTCGCCTGCGTAGCCCGACGGCTGGCCGACGCGTGA